The following are encoded in a window of Panicum virgatum strain AP13 chromosome 5N, P.virgatum_v5, whole genome shotgun sequence genomic DNA:
- the LOC120672003 gene encoding cation/H(+) antiporter 15-like, with the protein MDAMPINDGLPSNVTAQLHNVTRPKASSTVVCYSPMMITTNGIWQGLNPLEFSLPLFILQTAIIVVTTRFLVLVLRPFRQPRVIAEILAGVLLGPSVMGQIETWAIMVFPQRSLLTLETVAHLGLLYFLFLVGLEMDVDVIRRSGKKALFVAIAGMALPFCMGIATSFIFRHQVSRNVHQTSFLLFLGVALSVTAFPVLARILAEIKLLSTELGRIAMSAAIVNDMCAWILLALAIAISEVDSAAISSLWVLLSGVLFVLFCFYAVRPAMWWVIRRTPEGEGVSDVEVTLILTGVMLAGVCTDAIGIHSVFGAFVYGLVIPTGTLGVALIDKIEDFVTGLLLPLFFAISGLRTNIRRVSDPVTVGLLVLVFVMASFAKIMGTIIIAALYTMPFREGIALGFLMNTRGLVEMIVLNIGRDKEVLDDESFAVMVLVSVAMTTLVTPVVTGVYRPSRRLVGYKRRNLQRIRHDSELRMLACVHITRNVPSVLSLLELSNPSKRSPIFIYALHLVELTGRASNMLAAAAASSASKQSRSGTGSSLPPVTEHIFNAFENYERHTGGVSIQTLAAVSPYQTMHEDVSVLAEDKHVSLIVVPFHKHQTVDGGMEPINPHVRGFNESLLSASPCSVAILVDRGLSAAAARMATEHHVALFFFGGPDDREALAYAWRMVETPGVTLAIVRFLPPDYRARSVSASAYRPSSVGSDARAITISTEGKSELEMDEDYLNDFRSRNHGNGAISYSTRTVANGEETVAAIRGMDTSLHELYIVGRRPGEAGSPMTAALEDWMENPELGPIGDMLVSSDFSAAVSVLVVQQYVVAEAPAPVPAPAATSDPVRQYVSNANQRPASGAYRPTATAANSRWSGSGGGAVGY; encoded by the exons ATGGACGCCATGCCGATCAACGACGGGCTGCCGAGCAACGTGACGGCGCAGCTGCACAACGTGACGCGGCCCAAGGCGTCCAGCACCGTGGTGTGCTACTCGCCCATGATGATCACCACCAACGGCATCTGGCAGGGGCTCAACCCGCTCGAGTTCTCCCTCCCGCTCTTCATCCTCCAGACGGCCATCATCGTCGTCACCACCCgcttcctcgtcctcgtcctcaggCCCTTCCGCCAGCCCCGCGTCATCGCTGAGATCCTC GCCGGCGTGCTGCTGGGCCCCTCGGTGATGGGGCAGATCGAGACCTGGGCGATCATGGTGTTCCCGCAGCGCAGCCTGCTCACGCTCGAGACGGTGGCGCACCTCGGCCTGCTCTACTTCCTCTTCCTGGTCGGCCTGGAGATGGACGTCGACGTGATCCGGCGCTCGGGGAAGAAGGCGCTGTtcgtcgccatcgccggcatGGCGCTGCCCTTCTGCATGGGCATCGCCACGTCCTTCATCTTCCGGCACCAGGTGTCGCGGAACGTGCACCAGACCTCCTTCCTGCTCTTCCTCGGCGTCGCGCTCTCCGTCACGGCGTTCCCGGTGCTCGCCCGCATCCTCGCCGAGATCAAGCTGCTCAGCACCGAGCTCGGCCGGATCGCCATGTCCGCCGCCATCGTCAACGACATGTGCGCGTGGATCCTGCTCGCGCTCGCCATCGCCATCTCCGAGGTGGACAgcgccgccatctcctcccTGTGGGTGCTCCTCTCCGGGGTGCTCTTCGTGCTCTTCTGCTTCTACGCCGTGCGCCCCGCCATGTGGTGGGTCATCCGCCGCACccccgagggcgagggcgtcagCGACGTGGAGGTCACCCTCATCCTCACCGGCGTCATGCTCGCCGGCGtctgcaccgacgccatcggCATACACTCGGTCTTCGGCGCCTTCGTCTACGGGCTGGTCATCCCGACCGGGACGCTCGGCGTGGCGCTGATCGACAAGATCGAGGACTTCGTCACCGGCCTGCTCCTGCCGCTCTTCTTCGCCATCAGCGGCCTGCGCACCAACATCCGGAGGGTAAGCGACCCCGTCACCGTCGGCCTGCTCGTGCTCGTGTTCGTCATGGCCAGCTTCGCCAAGATCATGGGCACCATCATCATCGCCGCGCTCTACACCATGCCGTTCCGCGAGGGCATCGCCCTCGGCTTCCTCATGAACACCAGGGGGCTCGTGGAAATGATCGTGCTCAACATTGGCCGAGACAAAGAG GTTTTGGATGACGAGTCGTTCGCGGTGATGGTTCTGGTATCGGTGGCGATGACGACGCTGGTGACGCCGGTGGTGACGGGCGTGTACCGGCCGTCGCGGCGCCTCGTCGGGTACAAGCGGCGGAACCTGCAGCGCATCCGGCACGACAGCGAGCTCCGGATGCTGGCCTGCGTGCACATCACCCGCAACGTGCCGTCCGTGCTCTCGCTGCTGGAGCTCTCGAACCCGAGCAAGCGCTCCCCGATCTTCATCTACGCGCTCCACCTCGTCGAGCTCACGGGCCGCGCCTCCAacatgctcgccgccgccgccgcctcctccgcctccaagCAGAGCCGGAGCGGCACGGGGTCCTCCCTGCCCCCAGTGACCGAGCACATCTTCAACGCCTTTGAGAACTACGAGAGGCACACAG GAGGCGTGTCCATCCAGACGCTCGCGGCGGTCTCGCCATACCAAACCATGCACGAGGACGTGTCCGTGCTGGCCGAGGACAAGCACGTGTCGCTCATCGTGGTCCCGTTCCACAAGCACCAGACGGTGGACGGCGGCATGGAGCCCATCAACCCGCACGTCCGCGGCTTCAACGAGAGCCTCCTCTCCGCGTCCCCGTGCTCCGTCGCCATCCTCGTCGACCGTGGCctcagcgccgcggcggcgcggatggccACCGAGCACCACGTGGCGCTCTTCTTCTTCGGCGGGCCCGACGACCGGGAGGCGCTCGCCTACGCGTGGAGGATGGTCGAGACCCCCGGCGTGACGCTCGCCATCGTGCGGTTCCTCCCGCCGGACTACAGGGCGCGGTCCGTCTCCGCCTCGGCCTACCGCCCGTCGTCGGTCGGCTCGGACGCCCGCGCGATCACCATCAGCACGGAGGGCAAGAGCGAGCTGGAGATGGACGAGGACTACCTCAACGACTTCCGGTCGCGCAACCACGGCAACGGGGCCATCTCCTACTCCACGAGGACGGTGGCCAACGGCGAGGAGACGGTGGCCGCCATCCGGGGCATGGACACCAGCCTGCACGAGCTGTACATCGTGGGCCGGCGCCCCGGCGAGGCCGGGTCGCCGAtgacggcggcgctggaggactGGATGGAGAACCCGGAGCTGGGGCCCATCGGGGACATGCTGGTGTCGTCCGACTTCTCGGCGGCGGTGTCCGTGCTGGTGGTGCAGCAGTACGTGGTGGCCGAGGCGCCCGCCCCCgtccccgcgccggccgcgaccAGCGACCCGGTGCGCCAGTACGTGAGCAACGCCAACCAGCGCCCGGCGTCCGGGGCGTACCGCCCGACCGCGACGGCGGCCAATAGCAGGTGGtctggctccggcggcggcgccgtaggCTACTGA
- the LOC120676411 gene encoding protein LURP-one-related 8-like translates to MARVHPNVLPPPAAERAAAGPPAGEEEPTTLTVWRKSLLFNCRGFTVFDAKGDLAYRVDSYDDAEAEVVLMDPAGRPAFTVRRKRLSLSGEQWLIFAGEEARRPVYAVKRGGGGKSMARVALCAAGGGAGAAAPFEVEGSYARRRCVVYDGERRAVAEVQPKEAVGTDVFRLVVQPGVDVSLAMAVVVALDQMFARPSLLRSWSS, encoded by the coding sequence ATGGCGAGGGTCCACCCCaacgtgctgccgccgccggctgctgaGAGAGCCGCGGcggggccgccggcgggcgAGGAGGAGCCGACGACGCTGACGGTGTGGCGCAAGTCGCTGCTGTTCAACTGCAGGGGGTTCACGGTGTTCGACGCCAAGGGCGACCTCGCCTACCGCGTCGACAGCTACGACGACGCCGAGGCCGAGGTCGTGCTCATGgaccccgccggccgcccggcctTCACCGTGCGCCGCAAGCGCCTGAGCCTGTCCGGCGAGCAGTGGCTCATCTTCGCgggcgaggaggcgcggcggcccgTGTACGCCGtcaagcgcggcggcggcggcaagtcgATGGCGCGCGTGGCGCTGTGCGCCGCGGGCGGAggcgccggggcggcggcgcccttcGAGGTGGAGGGGTCCTACGCGCGCCGGCGCTGCGTGGTGTACGACGGCGAGCGCCGGGCCGTCGCCGAGGTGCAGCCCAAGGAGGCCGTCGGCACGGACGTGTTCCGGCTGGTGGTGCAGCCGGGCGTCGACGTGTCGCTCGCCATGGCCGTGGTGGTGGCGCTCGACCAGATGTTTGCGAGGCCGTCGCTCCTCCGGAGCTGGTCCTCGTAG